A window of Pedobacter lusitanus contains these coding sequences:
- a CDS encoding DUF4251 domain-containing protein, with amino-acid sequence METFKNLLILTLLFSGLQLKAQTSQETTAKVINEKNYVFSATSASPLNVTDINNVMSKMPGYTGGGNINLNGSNYDLSVTPDSVVAYLPYYGRSFTPKLGDPNDSGIKFKSKNFTYKSTKTKKGNWTILINPKDVKDNYNLTLSVTKTGNATLTITSNSQQSISYNGNITEPKPKKDK; translated from the coding sequence ATGGAAACGTTTAAAAACTTATTAATCCTCACACTGCTTTTTTCAGGTTTGCAGCTGAAAGCACAAACCAGTCAGGAAACAACAGCAAAAGTTATTAATGAAAAGAACTATGTATTTTCGGCTACGAGTGCAAGTCCTTTAAATGTAACAGATATCAATAATGTAATGAGTAAGATGCCTGGTTATACCGGCGGAGGCAATATCAACCTCAACGGCTCTAATTATGACCTTTCGGTAACACCAGACAGCGTAGTTGCTTATCTTCCTTATTATGGCCGTTCCTTTACTCCTAAACTGGGAGATCCCAACGATAGCGGCATCAAATTCAAATCTAAAAACTTTACTTACAAAAGCACTAAAACAAAAAAGGGCAACTGGACAATTCTGATTAATCCAAAAGACGTTAAAGACAATTATAATCTGACGCTTTCTGTCACTAAAACAGGCAATGCCACATTAACAATAACAAGTAATAGTCAGCAGTCAATTTCCTACAACGGGAACATAACCGAACCTAAGCCCAAAAAAGATAAATAA
- a CDS encoding glutaminyl-peptide cyclotransferase, with amino-acid sequence MHSGQTNTFVKLPKLILLICALTGITFVISCKSGGSHSDTLSFKTPEQGQGYGLGEDVKVQLDVPADAKIGSVNYLLDGKPVGTKNNAEALTIKTGDLSLGYKLITAVVDNGSKKDTVTINIVLKSAIKPSQFSYKVINTFPHDTSSYTQGLEYHNGRLLESSGEYGFSTLKWVNLQTGKASPKIDLEEKFFGEGSTLIGDKIILLTWKEDVGFVYDAKSLKQLGTFPYQNSREGWGLAFDGKRIIKSDGTNRIWFLNKDNYKEESFVDVYDNNGPVDQLNELEYVDGKIYANIYQTDKIAIIDPKSGSVVSYIDLTGILPAKDRFPNTDVLNGIAWDAAGKRLFVTGKKFSKLFQIQLVPKG; translated from the coding sequence AATTAATACTACTGATTTGTGCGCTTACTGGTATCACTTTCGTAATCTCCTGTAAGAGTGGTGGAAGTCATAGTGATACACTGAGCTTTAAAACTCCTGAACAGGGACAGGGTTATGGACTGGGAGAGGATGTAAAAGTTCAGCTGGATGTTCCTGCGGATGCTAAAATTGGCAGTGTTAATTATCTGCTGGATGGTAAACCAGTCGGCACAAAGAATAACGCAGAGGCACTAACCATTAAAACAGGTGACTTATCTCTGGGATATAAACTGATCACTGCTGTTGTAGATAACGGTTCGAAAAAAGATACCGTTACTATCAATATCGTATTGAAATCAGCAATTAAACCTAGTCAGTTCAGCTATAAGGTTATCAATACATTTCCTCATGATACAAGTTCGTATACGCAGGGTCTGGAGTATCATAACGGACGTTTGCTGGAAAGTAGCGGTGAATATGGTTTTTCTACGCTAAAATGGGTTAATCTGCAAACCGGTAAAGCATCGCCTAAGATTGATCTGGAGGAGAAATTTTTTGGTGAAGGTTCTACGCTGATAGGTGATAAAATCATTTTGCTGACCTGGAAAGAAGATGTGGGTTTTGTTTATGATGCCAAATCTTTAAAACAGCTGGGAACTTTTCCTTATCAGAACAGCAGAGAAGGCTGGGGACTTGCATTTGATGGAAAACGTATCATCAAGTCTGACGGGACTAACAGAATCTGGTTTTTAAACAAAGACAACTATAAAGAAGAAAGTTTTGTTGATGTTTATGATAACAACGGGCCGGTAGATCAGCTGAATGAACTGGAGTATGTTGATGGTAAAATTTACGCCAATATCTATCAGACCGATAAAATTGCTATTATAGACCCTAAAAGCGGCTCTGTGGTGAGTTATATTGATCTTACCGGAATATTGCCTGCAAAAGATAGATTCCCTAATACAGACGTCCTGAATGGTATTGCCTGGGATGCTGCTGGTAAACGTCTTTTTGTTACAGGTAAGAAATTTAGTAAATTGTTCCAGATACAACTGGTTCCAAAGGGATAG
- the pgi gene encoding glucose-6-phosphate isomerase: protein MLPTINFTETAAYKYLADHFIDINEKNLKQLFAEDEKRFEKFSLVFEDILLDYSKNRINDTTLALLMQLARECKLDEAIKAMFSGEKINQTEDRAVLHTALRNLSNKPVYADGKNVMDDVNGVLAKMEKFSAAIISGSWKGYTGKAITDVVNIGIGGSDLGPVMVTEALKAYKNHLTMHFVSNIDGTHIVETLKTVDPETTLFLVASKTFTTQETMTNANTAKEWFLSKGAKQEDVAKHFAALSTNAKDVAAFGIDTENMFGFWDWVGGRYSLWSAIGLPIALSIGFANFKELLAGAHAADEHFENTPFENNVPVILALLGIWYINFFDAETEAILPYDQYLHRFAAYFQQGDMESNGKHVDRNGNDVTYETGPIIWGEPGTNGQHAFYQLIHQGTRIIPCDFIAPAQSLNPIGEHHPILLSNFFAQTEALMNGKTEEQVTVELKKEGKSEEEIKKLAPFKVFEGNRPTNSILLKKVTPRSLGSLIAIYEHKIFVQGIVWNIFSFDQWGVELGKQLAKSILPELKDNEPVSSHDASTNGLINQYKSWR, encoded by the coding sequence ATGCTACCAACCATAAATTTCACAGAGACAGCGGCCTACAAATACCTGGCTGATCACTTCATTGATATCAATGAAAAAAATTTAAAACAGCTGTTTGCAGAAGATGAAAAGCGTTTTGAGAAATTTTCTCTTGTTTTCGAAGATATCCTGCTGGATTACTCTAAAAACAGGATCAATGACACTACTCTTGCTTTACTGATGCAGCTTGCCAGAGAATGTAAACTGGATGAAGCTATTAAAGCAATGTTTAGCGGAGAAAAGATCAACCAGACAGAAGACAGAGCTGTTTTACATACTGCATTGCGTAATCTGAGCAATAAACCTGTTTATGCTGATGGTAAAAATGTAATGGACGATGTTAACGGGGTACTGGCTAAAATGGAGAAATTCAGTGCAGCAATTATCTCAGGATCATGGAAAGGTTATACTGGTAAAGCGATCACTGATGTAGTCAATATTGGTATTGGTGGTTCTGATTTAGGTCCGGTAATGGTTACAGAGGCTTTGAAAGCTTATAAAAATCACTTAACCATGCATTTCGTGTCTAATATCGACGGCACACATATCGTAGAAACCCTGAAGACTGTTGATCCTGAAACTACCTTATTCCTGGTAGCTTCAAAAACGTTCACCACGCAGGAAACGATGACTAACGCAAATACGGCAAAAGAGTGGTTTCTGAGCAAAGGTGCAAAACAGGAAGATGTCGCTAAACATTTCGCTGCATTATCTACCAATGCCAAAGACGTAGCTGCATTTGGTATTGATACGGAGAATATGTTTGGTTTCTGGGACTGGGTTGGCGGAAGATATTCATTATGGAGTGCTATCGGACTGCCTATTGCCCTGAGCATAGGTTTTGCCAATTTCAAAGAATTGCTTGCCGGCGCACATGCTGCTGACGAACATTTTGAAAACACCCCATTTGAAAATAATGTCCCTGTAATTCTGGCACTGCTGGGCATATGGTATATCAATTTCTTTGACGCTGAAACTGAAGCCATTTTACCTTATGATCAATACCTGCATCGCTTTGCAGCTTATTTCCAGCAGGGAGATATGGAAAGCAATGGTAAACATGTGGACCGCAACGGTAACGATGTAACTTATGAGACCGGACCAATTATCTGGGGTGAGCCCGGTACAAATGGTCAGCACGCATTTTATCAGCTAATTCACCAGGGAACACGTATTATCCCATGTGATTTTATTGCACCGGCACAAAGTCTGAACCCTATAGGAGAACATCATCCGATTTTACTGTCCAACTTTTTTGCACAGACAGAAGCCCTGATGAACGGTAAAACTGAAGAACAGGTTACTGTCGAACTAAAGAAAGAAGGTAAGTCTGAAGAAGAGATCAAAAAACTTGCTCCATTTAAAGTTTTTGAAGGAAACAGACCAACCAACTCCATTTTACTGAAGAAAGTTACCCCACGCAGTCTTGGAAGTCTTATTGCGATCTATGAACACAAAATATTTGTTCAGGGAATTGTATGGAACATTTTCAGCTTTGATCAATGGGGTGTGGAACTGGGAAAACAACTGGCAAAAAGTATCCTTCCTGAATTAAAGGATAATGAACCGGTATCTTCTCATGATGCCTCTACAAACGGATTGATTAACCAGTATAAAAGCTGGAGATAA
- a CDS encoding sulfatase, translating to MKNKIKGLFIFLCLLGPYQGIAQSALQNKPNVIFFLVDDMGWQDTSVPFWEKITPANQKFHTPNMEKLAASSMKFTQAYANSVCTPTRVSFLTGMNAARHRVTNWTSAKNETVDYPDDKLSPPKWNVNGLSPVKGNERSVYATTLPQLLAENGYYTIQCGKAHFGAYGTIGANPLKLGFVKNVGGSAAGHPASYLAEDDFGYNPEKYIVQADIPNMKKYWHTNTFLTEDLTAEAKLAMDTAQMIKKPFFLYMSHYAVHLPYQADKRFIQPYLDRGLTKPEAAYAALIEGMDHSLGELMQYLEQHKLTKNTIIVFMSDNGGFSHAPREGAENTQNYPLRGGKGSLYEGGVREPLIVRWPGVTKPGSTSKQYVRIEDFYPTLLEVAGIKHYKTVQKVDGVSMTSYLKDPEKLDTGRVMIWNYPNNWTGGKSNRNHSWATSLRKGDWKLIYFEKEGKLELYNLKDDIQESRDLAATLPVLTQKLARILTAKLKDCDAQLPLDKTTGKIVPMPDQLTD from the coding sequence ATGAAAAACAAAATAAAAGGGCTGTTTATATTTCTTTGCTTATTAGGACCATATCAGGGAATAGCACAGTCAGCTCTGCAGAATAAACCTAACGTTATTTTTTTTCTGGTAGATGATATGGGATGGCAGGATACATCAGTCCCTTTCTGGGAAAAGATTACACCGGCAAATCAAAAATTCCATACACCAAACATGGAGAAGCTTGCAGCCTCTTCTATGAAATTTACACAGGCTTATGCCAATTCGGTATGCACTCCAACACGGGTAAGTTTTCTCACCGGCATGAATGCTGCCCGGCACCGGGTTACAAACTGGACATCTGCAAAAAATGAAACTGTAGATTATCCCGACGATAAATTATCTCCTCCAAAATGGAATGTCAATGGATTATCCCCGGTAAAAGGTAATGAACGAAGTGTTTATGCAACTACATTACCTCAACTGTTAGCAGAAAATGGCTATTATACGATTCAATGTGGTAAAGCTCATTTTGGGGCTTACGGAACCATTGGAGCGAATCCACTGAAACTTGGTTTTGTAAAAAATGTAGGTGGAAGCGCTGCTGGTCATCCGGCATCTTACCTGGCCGAAGATGATTTTGGATATAACCCGGAAAAATATATCGTGCAGGCTGACATCCCCAATATGAAAAAGTACTGGCATACCAATACCTTTTTAACGGAGGATCTGACAGCAGAAGCAAAATTGGCCATGGATACGGCACAAATGATAAAGAAACCATTTTTTCTCTATATGTCGCATTATGCAGTACACCTGCCATACCAGGCTGACAAACGTTTTATACAACCTTATCTGGACAGAGGCCTGACCAAACCTGAAGCAGCTTACGCGGCACTGATTGAAGGAATGGATCATAGTTTAGGTGAACTTATGCAATATCTGGAACAGCATAAGCTGACAAAAAACACTATCATAGTTTTTATGTCTGATAATGGCGGCTTTTCGCATGCGCCACGCGAAGGTGCAGAGAATACTCAGAATTATCCCTTAAGGGGCGGTAAAGGGTCATTGTATGAAGGCGGGGTAAGAGAACCTCTTATCGTACGCTGGCCCGGGGTGACTAAACCAGGAAGTACCAGCAAACAGTATGTTCGTATAGAGGACTTTTACCCGACGCTATTGGAAGTGGCAGGAATCAAGCATTATAAGACGGTACAGAAAGTAGATGGCGTAAGTATGACGTCTTATTTAAAAGATCCTGAAAAACTTGATACGGGGCGTGTAATGATCTGGAATTACCCTAATAACTGGACCGGCGGAAAATCAAACCGGAACCACTCCTGGGCAACTTCACTGAGAAAGGGAGACTGGAAATTAATCTATTTTGAAAAAGAAGGAAAACTGGAACTCTACAATCTTAAAGATGATATTCAGGAGAGCAGGGATTTAGCTGCTACCTTACCGGTACTTACTCAAAAACTAGCCCGGATTTTAACTGCAAAACTAAAAGATTGTGACGCTCAGCTACCACTGGACAAAACTACAGGTAAAATAGTCCCGATGCCAGATCAGCTGACAGATTGA